The following nucleotide sequence is from Leptolyngbya sp. SIO1E4.
TCCCATCCTCAGAGACAATGACGGTGGTGTCCTTGGTGATGGTGACCTTGCGGGCGGTGCCTAGCATCTCCAGCGTAGTCATCTCCAGGCTAAGACCCACCTCTTCAGAAATAACCTGACCACCTGTGAGCACCGCAATGTCTTGCAGCATAGCTTTGCGGCGATCGCCAAAGCTCGGGGCTTTAACAGCAGATACGTTCAGTACCCCCCGCGCCTTATTCACGACGAGGGTTGCTAAAGCTTCCCCTTCTACATCTTCAGCAATAATGAGCAAGGGTGCTCCAGCCTGGGCAATGCGCTCCAGCACGCTGACCAAATCTTGAATAGCGCTGATTTTTTTATCCGTTATAAGAATATGTGCCCCTTCTAGCTCGGCAACCATCCGCTCTTGATCTGTCACAAAGTAAGGCGATAGGTAACCCCGATCAAACTGCATCCCTTCGACAACTTCCAGTTCTGTCGTCAGAGATTTGGACTCTTCCACAGTAATGACACCATCTTTGGTGACCTTATCCATGGCCTGGGCAATCATTTGACCCACTTCTTCGTCGCTACCCGCAGAAACCGTAGCAACTTGGGCGATCGCATTGCCGGTTACGGGCTTAGCCGCTGCTGCGACCTCTTCGACTAGTTTGGCAACCGCCTTATCAATCCCCCGACGCAAACTGACGGGGTTGCTGCCCGCAGCAACGTTCTTCAAACCTTCACGAATGATGGCCTGAGCTAGCACCGTAGCTGTGGTGGTGCCATCACCGGCAATGTCTTTCGTCTTGGAAGCCACTTCTTGAATTAGACGGGCTCCCGTATTTTCGTAGGGATTCCCCAGCTCAATTTCCTTGGCAATGGTGATGCCATCATTCACGATCTGAGGAGCACCAAATTTCTTTTCCAGGACGACGTTGCGTCCCTTGGGGCCAAGCGTAATTTTAACTGCGTCTGCCAGGGCGTTGACCCCTTTTTCCAGCGCCTGCCGCGACGCTTCATCAAAAATGACTAGTTTCGCCATGTCCCGTCTCTTCTTCTCTGCAAGTGAAAGACTAGCACTCTAACGCAAAGAGTGCTAACCCAGTCAGAATATCGTTTAGTCCCCCCCTCCATAAGTCGCAATAACCGACCCTGACTCCCTTTCTACAGCGCCCCAGAAAGGAGGGTAAGCAGCATCCTGTAGACGTCTCCCCTGGATCTTCGAAAGCCTTCATATCTATGCCCTAGCCCTATGCATTCGAGAAAGTTTTTTCTATGTGCCCTATCTGTTACAGTGCAAGCCTAGGGAGTGCTTAAATGGTGATTATCCCCACCGAAGGAAGAAGCCGATGGCGAGAAAGCCAATGGGGAGGAAGCCGATGGGATAAATGCATCACTCAATGCATCACTCTAAGAGGGTGGTTTGATGCTCTCTAAAGTTGAAAAATAATAAAGAATGTAGATCTTTCAGGCTCATCTTCACAGCCATGGCAACTGTTTTAAGAAGTCTTAGCTATCGCTATCAGTGGTTATACGATCTCATCTCCCGTACCGCTGCTTTGGGCGTTGGAGGCGAGGAACAGTTTCGCCAGTTACCCTTGCAGGGTCTCAAGCTTGACAAAGAAACCGAAGTGCTAGACCTGTGCTGTGGCAGCGGTCAAGCCACTCAATCCCTAAGTCGCCGCTCTGATCACGTGACCGGCTTAGATGCCTCTCCCTTGTCTTTACGGCGAGCCTGTACAAATGTGCCCGAGGCAACCTTTGTAGAAGGCTGGGCCGAAGCCATGCCCTTTGCAGACAATCACTTCGATATTGTGCACACGAGCGTGGCAATGCATGAAATGCGTCCTGAGCAGCGACAGGCTATCTTTCAAGAAGCTCTACGCGTGCTGAAACCCGGTGGCATCTTTACACTCATTGACTTTCATGCCCCCCAAAATCCAATGTATTGGCCGGGGCTAGCGATTTTTCTGTGGTTATTTGAAACAGAAACCTCTTGGCAGATGATCCAGACAGATCTGGTTGAGAAACTGAAGGAGCAAGGCTTCCAGTTGAAGGTAATGTCCTTGAAGGCCGGAGGTAGCCTGCAAGTTATCCAGGCAATGAAGCCTTCAACCTCATGAAAACAATTTGCGGCCCTAGGCAGTGCTCTATACCTCTGCCTCTGCGTTTACAGGCGGGGCCTTCATCTACGGCGTATTTGCCCAGATATTGCGCACAGCCTCTGCGATTCGAGTCAGGTCTTCATCTAGTAGCGGGGGCCACTCTACCCCCGATTGCTGCCCTTGTAAATAAAGTCGCCGACTTTCATAGGTCAATACGAAAAAGGCATGCCCCAAAGGTCGCTCAATGCTGGGTTCATCCCTTAGCCCTGGGGCCAGTGTTTTGAGCGCTAGCAGTATTGATGTCACTTGCCCCGGTACGGGGGCCACTCCCTGACGTAAACAGTCAATAAAAGGAGTTTGCCCTGGAACCGGCAAAACAGTTTGCGCCAATAAAAAGCGATGAGCAGTTGCGAAATCCATAGCTGCTAGAAACCCATGAAGTAGACGATATCGTTGCTGTTGAGATTGGGTCAACTCCGGGCACCCTAAAGCCAAATCATCAACCATATTTAGGCTGCTGAAAGGCATTACGAAAATTTCATAGAGACTTCATCAAATCAGACGCAGACGTAATGAAATCGCAAAACTGCGATTACAGAAGTTTTGTTAACTCTGAGTGCCTACTAGTATCAGAGCGGAAGCTTCCGCAAACTTACATCATGCAAGGGGCAACTGCAAAAGCAGCTTTGCTAGATGCTGGTCGCGTCTATCAGAGTTTCTGTCAACTTGAGCTGAAGTCCTTCATGTTTTCATGACAATTTGGCGCTATCACCGTGCCTTGAACTGCCACATACTCTCTTGCACCCTCTAGCTCTGAAATCCTTATGACGCAATCTGCTTCTGGTGTTCCTTTTGTTGACCTGTCCTGGCAGCACCAACAAATTCAAGATGACATTCAGGCTGCGGTTGTAGCAGTGCTAAATCGCGGTGATTTTGTGTTGGGTCAAGCAGTTAAAGACTTAGAACTCGCTTTTTCGCAGGCTTCTGGAGCAGCCTACGGAGTCGGCATGGGATGCGGTACAGATGCGATCGCTCTGGGGCTCATGGCCTGTGGTATTGGCAAGGGCGACGAAGTCATTCTGCCTGCTAATACCTTTGTCGCGACACTGATCGGCATCCTTCGCAGCGGGGCCACGCCGATATTGGTTGACTGCGATCCAGAGACAGCCTTGATCGATTTGCAAGCGGCAGAGGCCGCCATTACTCAAAACACCCGTGCGATCGTCCCAGTTCACTTGTATGGGCAGATGGTCTCTCCCAACGAGCTGCTAGACTTGGCGCAGAAATATAGTCTCCTGATTTTTGAAGATGCTGCCCAAGCCCATCTGGCGGAACGAGAAGGCTATCGAGCAGGGTCTGTTGGTACTGCGGCAGCCTTCAGTTTCTATCCCAGCAAAAACCTGGGTTGCATCGGTGATGGAGGCATGATGTTAACGCAGCAAGAACTGATTGCCCAGACAGCACGCTCACTGCGTAACTACGGGGCTGTACGAAAGTATTTTCACACGGAGTCAGGCGGAACAAATAGCCGTCTTGACACCCTCCAGGCCGCTGTCTTAAACCTGAAATTGCCCATGCTACCAGCCTGGAATCAAGCTCGTAACCAGATTGCTGAGTACTACGATCAACAACTCGCTCCCCTCAAAGCAGCAGGCGTTGTTCCGATTAAGAACGTCAGTGGTTCTGGTCATGTGTACCACCTTTATGTTATTCGCATCACCCAAGACTGCCCTGTAGATCGCACCAAATTGCAGCTAGTCCTACAGGAACGTGACATCCAAACTGGCATCCACTACCCCGTTCCTTGTCACCTACAGCCTGCATTTAAATCTATGGGCTATCAGCCTGGAGAATTTCCCAAAGCTGAAACCCTAAGCCAAGAAATTTTATCTCTACCGATGTATCCTGGCATGACCCTAACTCAGGCAGATCAGGTCGTAGCTGAGATCGCGCAAACCGTTAATCAGGGCAAACCTGTTCAAGGAACCATGATTGCTGTGTAACTTAAAATGACCTTATTCAGACGATGTTAACAACCCCAAAACCCACTTTTTCGCGCTTGCCCATGACGCCTCTCTCGATGGCGTTAGTTGGGCTTCTAGCAATTATGTACGGGCCGCTGCTTTGGCACTGGGTAGATGGTTGGCTTCAGAAATCTATCAGTATTCAGCATGAATACTTTAGCCATGGCCTTTTAGGATTACCCTTTGCAGCTCATTTAGCCTGGACACAGCGCTCT
It contains:
- the groL gene encoding chaperonin GroEL (60 kDa chaperone family; promotes refolding of misfolded polypeptides especially under stressful conditions; forms two stacked rings of heptamers to form a barrel-shaped 14mer; ends can be capped by GroES; misfolded proteins enter the barrel where they are refolded when GroES binds), with product MAKLVIFDEASRQALEKGVNALADAVKITLGPKGRNVVLEKKFGAPQIVNDGITIAKEIELGNPYENTGARLIQEVASKTKDIAGDGTTTATVLAQAIIREGLKNVAAGSNPVSLRRGIDKAVAKLVEEVAAAAKPVTGNAIAQVATVSAGSDEEVGQMIAQAMDKVTKDGVITVEESKSLTTELEVVEGMQFDRGYLSPYFVTDQERMVAELEGAHILITDKKISAIQDLVSVLERIAQAGAPLLIIAEDVEGEALATLVVNKARGVLNVSAVKAPSFGDRRKAMLQDIAVLTGGQVISEEVGLSLEMTTLEMLGTARKVTITKDTTVIVSEDGNAADIEARISQIRQELERTDSEYDKEKLSERLAKLAGGVAVIKVGAATETELKDRKLRIEDALSATKAAVEEGIVPGGGATLLHLAKNLESVKTSLKDPEEQVGVDIVMKALEAPLRQIVDNAGAEGTVVVEKARTMDFNMGYNVLTDAFEDLIASGIIDPAKVVRSALQDAASVAGMVLTTEALVVEKPEPEPPAGADGGMGGMGGMGGMGGMGGMGGMGMM
- a CDS encoding class I SAM-dependent methyltransferase; its protein translation is MATVLRSLSYRYQWLYDLISRTAALGVGGEEQFRQLPLQGLKLDKETEVLDLCCGSGQATQSLSRRSDHVTGLDASPLSLRRACTNVPEATFVEGWAEAMPFADNHFDIVHTSVAMHEMRPEQRQAIFQEALRVLKPGGIFTLIDFHAPQNPMYWPGLAIFLWLFETETSWQMIQTDLVEKLKEQGFQLKVMSLKAGGSLQVIQAMKPSTS
- a CDS encoding Dethiobiotin synthetase, whose product is MDFATAHRFLLAQTVLPVPGQTPFIDCLRQGVAPVPGQVTSILLALKTLAPGLRDEPSIERPLGHAFFVLTYESRRLYLQGQQSGVEWPPLLDEDLTRIAEAVRNIWANTP
- a CDS encoding DegT/DnrJ/EryC1/StrS family aminotransferase — protein: MTQSASGVPFVDLSWQHQQIQDDIQAAVVAVLNRGDFVLGQAVKDLELAFSQASGAAYGVGMGCGTDAIALGLMACGIGKGDEVILPANTFVATLIGILRSGATPILVDCDPETALIDLQAAEAAITQNTRAIVPVHLYGQMVSPNELLDLAQKYSLLIFEDAAQAHLAEREGYRAGSVGTAAAFSFYPSKNLGCIGDGGMMLTQQELIAQTARSLRNYGAVRKYFHTESGGTNSRLDTLQAAVLNLKLPMLPAWNQARNQIAEYYDQQLAPLKAAGVVPIKNVSGSGHVYHLYVIRITQDCPVDRTKLQLVLQERDIQTGIHYPVPCHLQPAFKSMGYQPGEFPKAETLSQEILSLPMYPGMTLTQADQVVAEIAQTVNQGKPVQGTMIAV